In Bos javanicus breed banteng chromosome 27, ARS-OSU_banteng_1.0, whole genome shotgun sequence, the genomic stretch ATCTAACCATccccaatttaattttttttaggtctatagaaaaagaaatggtagcTTTAAATGCCTATTTCAAATAAAGTATGGTACTGTCCTCTCTAACAGAAGTGACATCTGGCTTTGTTTTTTTCAAGAAGGGTGTTCTAAAGTCCTGAGAGTAAAACCAGGAGCAGGATTTCATGATGAAACTTCTTCACTGATGATCTGCTACCAGATAAGCTGGGTAGCAATTCCACAAATTCTTACAGAAAAGCTAGAAAGGACTGTAAACTTAACCACTTCCTTGCCAGCAATAAGACTCATATTTCCTGTCTCTTTCGCTCTGGTGTACGTAATTAACATTTAGTGAAAATATCATCAGGACTTGTACcagtctcttcctttctccactgGAAGAATTAACCACTTCCTCTCCAGCAATAAGACTTGTATTTCTTGTCTCTTTGGCTCTGGTGTACATAATTAACTTTAAGTGAAAATACTATCAGGACTTGTAccagtcttttcctttctccactggAAGACTTTTGCATTCTTAGCAGCGAAGTGGGATAGAGAAGTATATGAGGGGTTCTTGGGCAACTTTTCACTGGTCAACTTCATCCTGTCTCCACAGTGGGTATTCTGTAAAAGagagtaaaataataatatggtAGAAATATCTTCCTCCAGGAAAATGCACCAAGAGATTCCATTTCCACTTGACAGAAAGAGCATCCTCCCCTCATCACTGAGGGATAGGGCACCAAACTAACAGCCCTGGTATATGAGCACTCCTTCTTAGGAAACTAGGACCTTTCAGAGCTAAGAGAAGCCCTCGTCCATGTCTGTTCCCACCGCATGGAGTCAATGATCAGGGCTATCTGCAAGTCCTCTCTGGCTGGGAAATACATGCTCTAGCAAGTCATGTCACCCACCACAGCTGCTGCCACTAGTAGGAATTGGTGACACTGCTCATAGGTACAGTTCTTGTGCACCAGTGCCTTTCCATTAACTGAAGCTCATCAAACTAATCCATTTTAAATGAAAGCACCTATTTTACCTGGGAATACACTTTACTTTAACTGTGTTGTTCAGTTTTATCTTTCCATCTGTAATGGGTTTCCATGTTATAAGGTGGATCACAGTTGAATGGAAAATCAGAGCCTTCATATAAAATGTAGAGGCCACCTCATGTGGGATGAAGGAGTCCAGGTTGGCCTAGGCTGAGGGTAGTGAGACCGCAAACTCAGTTGTTGCTACGCTTTTTTGTTTACTCCATGGAATTCCACTGTTACAGCATGCTCTCACCAATCAGGAACAAGCTTCCAGTAAAGCTTCCTGATTGGTGGTGAAGAGAACTCAATAGATCTTTAGTATGACTGGAAAGCCACAATCATACAATTCTATGATACTATTTTGGACAATAAATTGCTTTGTTtatgagaagggaatggcaacccactccactatgcttgcctggagaattccatgaatagaagagcctggtgagctacagtccatggggtcgcaaacagtcagacatgactgagcgactcacacacacacaatgagaatAAAGTGCAGAAAGGGAGATAAATCAGTATACCAGAGGAAAAAATCACCAAACTAtctgtgattttcattttttttaagagttaattttctcatctgtagtttGGATTACAAATAGTTTGAACTAGAGGATTTCAAAATATCTGTTCCTAGATATGTAAACTTCTTGGATTATATGATTCCAAAAACCTATGGTTGTACCAGGAAATATAGAAGTTTCCAAAGAACTTTAGGGTGAAGCAGTATTAGGTGAAGTATTTAGAAGAACTAAGACAATCCAAATATGATGATGTTCACAGCATGTTTCTGTTATCTCTGAATTGTCAGCATCTTGACTCTTGTGCTTTGGGGCCATCAGTAACTAAATAAGGGTTACTCGAACACAAGTAAATTTGATAACCCGGGTGGCTACTAGGCGACTAACCTGGACAAAAGGGGTGATTCACCTCCCAGGAGGGATGGAGTGCGATTTCATCACACTACTCAGAGcagcataaatttaaaatttatcaattgcttatttctgttattttccatttaatattttcagatgatGATGGGCCTGAAACCACAGGAATTGAAAATGCAGGTAACAGGGGACTACTGTAATTTCctctttctgttccaggatcccataGTCATCATGTCTCCTTAGCCTCCTCTGGTCTATGACAGATTCTCaggttttccttgtttttaacaACTTTGACAGTTTTGTACTGGCCAGATATCCTGTAGAATGTTTCCCAATCAGGGTTTACCTGATATTTTACTCATGGTTAGACTTGAGTTATGGACTTTGGGAAGATGCAGAGGTGAAGTATCTTTTCGGCAGACCGTATCAAGGGTGCATAACTTATTACTGATGATAATAACAAACACTTGGCCAGTGCAGTGTTTCacaggtttctccactgtgaagTTACTTCCCCTTACTTCCCATACTCTACTTTTTGGAAGCAAGTCATTAATGCAGAGCCCACACTGAGGAGGATGGGGTGAGGTAAGGATTAACCTCTACTTCCTGGAGTGAGGAATGTCTAAACGATGTGTTTGGAATGCTTTTGTAAAGAAGAGCTGTCTTTTTCCTTACTCCTTTCCTCCCTATCTATCCATCTTTATCAGTTatctattgagttggccaaaaactccatttgagtttttccataagatgttacagaaaaacctgaacgaactttcTGACCAACCCAGTATCTATTCTTTGTGCCATAATATCCTGGAGCAGTAGTTGTTTAGAATAGCTATATAATTTATCATCTTTCCCAAGAAGTTTGAGTAAGCAAGGCTGGAAGGGTTTATACAGTATAAACTAGGCACAAGAAGAATTTCTTTGTGGGAAATCCTTTTGCTTTTACGTGTGCTAGTCattcagtggtatccgactctttgcaaccccatgggctcttaactctccaggctcctctgtccatgtgattttccaggcaagaatagtggagtgcgCTGCCAGTTCCTTTTCCATTTACAATCATACTAGGATCATATATGGATTTCCTGACTGCCTATGCCAATGAAGGTCATAATTATATTGATTAGTTCAAGTAATTTTCAATCTgcggatttaaaaaaaaaactgttaaaaatcaaagaacagTTAATTGAAATTCCAGCTCTGGCTATCATCTTCTGTCTTTGAAAAGTTTTCTTATTTGCAGTGATATATTATCTTCAGTGTATGAGCTATAGAAATATATCTGccacacatctttattaataattaatatctaGTTACTTTTAAGACTCACTGGAATCTGGTCAACATTAATATAAATAACAGGGCACCTAGTTGGCAATAAATAATTGAAACATCATATTCAGAAATGTCTGAGGAATATTGAATATGTTTGGGGGTTATAAAATTCTCAAGAGATCTAAATAATACATGTGAAACCAAGTCAACTATTGAGATTTTTagttttactttatatttcttcatttgcTTTAGAGCTAAATTTCTCTATAGCATTATTGCTAAATGTAtacaatataattaaatattatacaATAGTGATAAATGGGGATTAGAAGGTATTCCCAATTACTCCTCCTTTCAATGCTATGCATTTAGGGAATGTTTTCTAGTCATCTTTTTGGCCAATAAAGGCAAATAGAAAATAGATGAAATTAGCCTAATTCTAATTAATTAGCTTGTCCACCAAATACTTTAATAATTTTCACCAATTggcacatattcattcattcattaaaaaggaACTCCTTGAATAGAAGGCATTGGACTAAGCACTGTGGGAAATTCAGTTCTAGAAACAAGGCTACATTAAGTCATCATTAAATGAAAGTGTTTTTCAATGGATTGTAGTAATCTTCTCTGAGGATTCATTTTGCTTTAAAGCAGTCAATCTTAGTAGCTTTGAACTACCAAAGATGACcacaattctttaaaatataggtATAAGAATGTGGGCTCTAGAGTCAAATTGCCTGAGTTCCAGCTCCACTCCTTAATAATGATCTGATCTTAGATAAATTATAGAAATCTCCCTATCAGTTTCCTTTCCTATCTGTATTAACCATGGGGCATAATAAGTGCCCAATTAATGTCAATGTACCTCAACACAATAACATATTGGAATAGATATTAGTGGTCATTTAATATAACTTctcatttgtatatctttattTCACATCACTGCTATATGTGTAACATATATGGCAACCAGATTGAATTACACATAGTTCTCAACACTGGAAGATATTTAACACTTCTTATaaattctcttcctcttctggatGACCTAGCAAACTCTTACCCTTCAAGTCTTAGTCCACACATCTTTCACTCATTTGGTCACTGAGTCATcattcaacctttttttttttttttaaactcactcTAAATGGCACCCTTTTGGAAACACAACTACCAGCAAGCTACACCTAAGCAGAATTGGCAATGCTTGGAAGAGTGACTATTCCATATGCTTCTTAGACCATCTACTACTTTAGAAAATTGATCCCACCTGCTGTATGTTCTGTAAAAACTCCAGTCCCTTGCCAGTAAGATACTGTCCcccagtgacacacacacacacacacaaaggtataaatgaacttaattgacaaaacagaagtagagtaaTAGatttagaaaacagacttatggttaccaggggataagtgaggaagggataaattgggagatgggGCTTGTAGTATACAcacactatataaaatatatatatataaaaaatagatataaaatagtatataaaatagataataaagaaCCTACTacatagaacagggaactctactcaatactctttaATGGCCcatgtggaaaaagaaacaaaaaaagagtggatatctgtatatatgtaactgatttactttgctgtatatctgagactaacacaatattgtgaatcaactatactccaataaaaatttaaaaataaagaaaaaaacaaaaaagaaaaacaaaagaaaaaaagatattgttCTCTGAATGTATTTATCCTGTATACTTCTGTACTCCACCAGCTCTATTCAGTTTTCAGAAAGCTTTTAGGCCCATTTCTAAATCAGATACATAGCTGAGACATAAAGAGTTGTTTGGAAACATTATGAGCTATGGACAAGTATGCAGTGATTAAAGGGACAAAAGCTTTAAAAACTACTTACAAAATTCCCTTTCCTTGTGAAATTTAAATATGTCACAGGAAGTTAACAATAATTACCAGACTTAATGCATGCTGAACAGAATCTTGTTTTCAAGAAAAAGGATGTAACGTGGAGGTGCATGTATCACAGAAATATCCCATTTCATATGTTAACTgcaaaacatatattttagaacTCTAAGGACTTCTTCGATGACACCTTGTATTAGTTAGGAATTCTTGAAAATGAACATCTGTGCAAACTTGAAGCTTAATTATATGTCTTGAAAAATAGTGGTTATCTAGATGAAAAACACgagaaaaggaaaactggaaatatggacatgtgttttcatatatttctgaCATTCTTTAAACAGCATAAAAAGTACTGTGaatagtttaaatttaaaaaaagaacacaagcaCGATTCTATACATGTTTgaatataagtgtgtgtgtgtatacatatatatatatgcgctTATGTTTAAGTACACATATAAACAAAGATATTTAAAACTACCCCTttgcaaacaaaagaaaagagaattttgcTCACCAAGTCTTTGAGGCAGCAAGGCACTGGATACTTCAGATGAAGAGATTAAGGTGGTAACAGGAGGTACACTCAGTGCTTCAGacagaggaaataaaagatgaaaagggGATGCTCTGTGCTTTGGACAACCAGGCCCTTAGTTAAATGCATTTCCTGAAGAATTTTAATGAATTCTGctttccatacatagaaaagcactataATCATTAACTTGGAATATTTGTTCTCTGTAACTAGCAGTGATTTTTTTACCAAGATACAAGTTGACTGCATGTATTCCCTAACAtcaaaaaaatcacatataaactagcttccccacccccacttctttGGCGTAGTTCCTCAGTGCTATCTGAAGGCTGTctcttgggctacagtcctcagtaaAACCCTGAATAAACTTTAACTCACAGCTCTCATGCAGCACATTTTTCTCTAAGTTGACACCTTGGATCAACTGCATAAATCTAGTAATATAAATTACTGTAAAATTAGCTTACGGCTCTTAttacaaaataaacaagaaactgTATccaaaattagaacaaaaaggCCACCCATCTATTTTCAGAGGACACTGAGCTTGTTctccaaaaaaagaataaactttcaGTCTTGCTCTCAAAAGGTACCAGCACACAGAGGGGAACAGATTAAGATATTAGGGAAAATAAATACATGGTTGGAACTTTAGCTTTTAGCTAGATTAAcctggggaagaagaaaaaaaaaaaactgcttaggAACTGTCCAGAGATAAAATAGTCAGTGGCTGTGGCTTTGAAGTCAGGATGTCTTTGTTTCTACAGTTTTCTGAGGTATGGTCAGCCCTGCCCACGGGGAAGAGCGCCAGTGGTCATAACGTCCATGGCCTGGTCTTTTCGTTTGTCCACTAACTCCTCACGAAGAGTGCGGGGCTCCCGTCTCAGGGAGCTCAGGGCTAAGAGCTGGGACCAGCATTTCCCCAGGCAACAAGTCCAGCACTGTGCCTGACCTGTCTCTGAGGGGCCACATTACAATGGCGGGCTCACTTTACGTCACTCCCGGAAAGGGCATAGTGTCATTTTGGGGTGAAGGTGAAGCAGTCCTGTGGGAAAACCTAGCCCCTTAGCTCACGTTAGGcgcccctccaccaccacccctaCCCCCCCAAACCCCCTCAAGCTCTAGCTTTCCTAAATGTCCAGGGCCTGAGGGACAGAGGCAAGCCTAGGGCGGCTTTGAACACGATGACTCAGGAACTTTCTTTCCTGAGGAGCCAGAGGCTGGGGCCGCGGGGGTCCAGCACCAAGCGCAGTAGCAGCTTCCAAAGGTTGCGCTGCCGCCCAAGATCAAGATCCTGGTAGCTCCCTCATTTCCTGGTTACGTGCGCGCCAGCAGAAACCAAAACCTCCACCCGCGACTTCCGCTTCCCCAGAGGGACTATTGAGCTGGGCACAAGCAGCGTGAAACGTGCCGAACTCTCAGCGCCTCATGGCGGCGGGTGAAACCCGGCAGTCCTGACGCCGGTCTTTCATGGCGCATGCGCAACAGGGCCTGGGCGGGAACGGCCTCAGGGCTCCGCCCCGAGGTGGGCGGGCCTGACACCTCCCCTTGGCCAATCAGCTGGCGCATCCTCGctgcctcctcctcacccccgcccccgccagccTCACTGGGCTCCAGGTTACACGTGCTACTGTTTGTGTACGTGCGGCTGCTGCTGGGCGGAGAAAGGCGGGCCTCCTAGGGTTGGGCTGCTCCGGCCGAGCCGCCCCTGAGGCAGGGCGGGGAGGGGCTGGCCCCCTAGCTCTGGTGATCTTTTAAATTCTCCGGCTCTCGGGCGGCCTGTCTACTCTTAACCTGTCCGTCTGCAGCGAGTGCCGCACTGCTCAGCTCTCCCAAGGACTCCTGTCCTCTACTTTAGGCGGGAGATGCTGCTGCTCGATTGCAACCCAGAGGTGAGATTCAGGCTGCTTTTGTCCGGCAGACTTAAGCGTACAGATGTCTGTCTTCTATAGAGGGCTAGATAGGGTGAAGGTGTACTGACCACTTggcgctgctgctaagtcaagcCTCTTCAGAGTTGGAGGGTTTTTGGAGTGGCGGAGGACTTCAATCTCCGGAGGGCAGGAGCCTGGACAAAGGCGAGAAGGGGTACTGGAGCTGTTCTTTTCTCGCAGGTGGATAGTCTGAAGCATCTGCTGGAGACCGGGGCCTCCGTCAACGCACCCCCGGATCCCTGTGAGCAGTCGCCCGTCCACTTGGCTGCAGGTGGCGGCCTTGCTTGCTTTCTTCTCTGGCAGCTGCAGACGGGCGCTGACCTCAACCAGCAGGTAACTAGGTAACTGATTGTTGCTGTGTGCAACCCTCCCCTTCACCCCAAATCCACACAAACATTTCTTAGACACCAAGATATTGTCGTTTCAGTTATTAGAAACAGGACTAGCACAGTGATGCCTATAGAAGTGTGAGACACTACGTAACTTTAgttttccagtagccacattAATGAAGCGAAACATTTTAGTAAACTGACACAATCAAAATTATCATGTGTAATCAATAAAACATaactgatatataaatatatcggATATGCCTCCTCACCCTCCGTGTATTTTACATTGACAGCACATTTCAGTTCAGACTAGCCACATTTTAGGTGCTCATTAGCCCGATAGATGGCTGCTGGCTACTACATCGGACATTTCCAGGGTCTACCATTCATTTCCAAAGGAACTGCTCCATTACAAAATTAAGTCTCAGGGTAGCACAACTTGTAAGACATGCTCACAATCAATATAATTCCTTACAGAACTTAAGGTAGTTTGCATCTTCCAttcaatgttaaattttaaattgtaatttttaCTTCTGTAGGattctattttgcttttaatcACTTAAAATTTAATGTATGTAGCTGTGACTGCACATGCTTTTATTAATGACAATTCTATATTTAATAGGGCACCAAGTgaactttactttaaaaaagaattaaaagattcAGTCCAGTACAATGCAGTTCTAACCCTACTTCCTCAAATAGCTTCCTCAAGCAATAAAGCTCACTCATCAACTTCCACAAGAGTGTTTTGGGGAGACTAAAATATGCTGTCTTGTCTGTAAGGATGTTTTTGGAGAAGCTCCACTACACAAGGCAGCAAGAGTTGGAAGCATGGAATGCCTCAGTCTGCTTGTAGCCAGTGATGCCCAAATTGAGTGAGTATGGAATCAGTgacttcaaattttatattttcttgggtTAATCagactcctgcagctcaattacaTGATGCTTGCCTAATTGATAATGTAGTGGTACCATTTAAATATTAACTTAGGCTGTTAAATTATCTGATACTattcaagtaaattaaaaaatggatcCTAAACAATCAGAGGTGCAGTTCTTTTCATGTGTCATGGCAGTATTacatcttagttttgtttttaaaaatccattctaTAGATGTTCTCACTGATTTCCTTTGTGTACTCACTCATTGTACTGAAAACAGAATACTTATTTGTGTAGAAATGAAGTGCCCATTCTGGGCTGTCCTTTGTGCTAAGGACAAATAGTGAGCAAACATGGAATTCCTCTATGCTTCCTTTACCTCTTTTATTCTGCAACCAACATTTGTATAAGCCCAAAGCACCtttattagaaatatatttttaaaaggctaaaaaCAACTGTCAACTTTTacttgaatactttttttttttttgtcttagttTATGTAATAAGAATGGGCAAACAGCTGAAGATCTTGCTTGGTCATGTGGATTTCCAGAATGTGCCAAGTTTCTTACAACAATTAAATGTATGCAGACAATAAAATCAAGGGAACAACCCAATAAAGATCATTGTGTTCAAGTGCTCAGACTGAAACGAAGTTTTGGAAGTGAGGAATATACAAGTGGGAAAAGGAAGTGTTGGTAAGTAATTcagtttcttccttcttcctcccttaaggatttcttatttaaaacagaatttattgtttcatttaaatattgCCAGTCTTATGTCTTGTATATCTTTTCATTCTCATTAACACATTTTAATACTGGATGTAGTAACTACTGCTAGACTTTAGAGACCAAAAATTGTCCTGCATGGTAGAAGACTGGGgaggaaaactttttaaaaaaaggttttaatgtcAATATGTTTTTCAACAACAGATGTATTGGTCATGAAGAGGTGAGGAGAAGGTCTTCGCTTCATGCAGGTCTACCGCTCAGCTACAAGCTGTGGCTTCAGGCTCATCAAGTGTGTCTAAACTCCTTCTAAGAAGGAGGAAACCTTTCTTCTAAGCGAAGATAATGTTCAAGAATACATGTATTTACATGCCTATAATGTTCTGGTTGTGCATGCTTTGTCTCGTAACTTATTAAAAGAATGTCTAAAGAATAATTGTTTTGTGATATTTACAACCTTTGGAAAAACTCATAAAAACCATCAAACTACCCCCAGgatttaatttgaaattaaatttattctttatcaACAAAGTTACAAAGTACAATTTTGATACAGTCTTTGAGTCCAGgatattttaaatagtatttggTCTCTGAGGGAGGCATAAGTTATAGTAAGCATCCTTGTTCCAAAACTCTGGGCCCTTCCATCCACACCAGCCCTAGatgtgggagaagggaaaggaaaacctATTACAAAGTTACAGGACTACATAACTGAAATTGTAACATTTTACAACTGAATCTTGCAGGAAGACTGTAAATACCTATACAATGCAAGTATCTGAATTCCTATTAAGCACAGAAAAGTAACTTATTTGGGTTCATTTCagataga encodes the following:
- the ANKRD37 gene encoding ankyrin repeat domain-containing protein 37 isoform X1 is translated as MLLLDCNPEVDSLKHLLETGASVNAPPDPCEQSPVHLAAGGGLACFLLWQLQTGADLNQQLPQAIKLTHQLPQECFGETKICCLVCKDVFGEAPLHKAARVGSMECLSLLVASDAQIDLCNKNGQTAEDLAWSCGFPECAKFLTTIKCMQTIKSREQPNKDHCVQVLRLKRSFGSEEYTSGKRKC
- the ANKRD37 gene encoding ankyrin repeat domain-containing protein 37 isoform X2, which produces MLLLDCNPEVDSLKHLLETGASVNAPPDPCEQSPVHLAAGGGLACFLLWQLQTGADLNQQDVFGEAPLHKAARVGSMECLSLLVASDAQIDLCNKNGQTAEDLAWSCGFPECAKFLTTIKCMQTIKSREQPNKDHCVQVLRLKRSFGSEEYTSGKRKC
- the ANKRD37 gene encoding ankyrin repeat domain-containing protein 37 isoform X3; translation: MLLLDCNPEVDSLKHLLETGASVNAPPDPCEQSPVHLAAGGGLACFLLWQLQTGADLNQQVTSLCNKNGQTAEDLAWSCGFPECAKFLTTIKCMQTIKSREQPNKDHCVQVLRLKRSFGSEEYTSGKRKC